One genomic region from Streptomyces sp. NBC_00457 encodes:
- a CDS encoding ArsR/SmtB family transcription factor yields the protein MPSRLHFGEDDFLRCRFAISPLWETQDAVRTLKRPERHGYHALWLRRIRTAAAGLDLTPLWLLMPQRGHSPDWLCPPPTAAATFEEEIAAVRAADPEAARADTAKSLADTPGALQSPRGRAWLADPARMIRELSDALEEVWHTLVEPDWPRLRALLEADVAFHSRRLAEVGLGGLLPEINRRCGWQARTLTVQTRGEHERRLGGQGLVLMPSVFVWPDIVSTFDPPWQPTLVYPARGIGGLWAEPDGRTPDALVRLLGRGRAIVLAALDEPATTTALAHRLGLAPSSVSAHLTVLRDAGLLSARRYGHQVLYEQTPLGMALASGGGDH from the coding sequence GTGCCGTCGCGTCTGCACTTCGGGGAGGACGACTTCCTCCGCTGCCGCTTCGCCATATCGCCGCTGTGGGAGACGCAGGACGCGGTGCGCACGCTCAAGCGACCCGAGCGGCACGGCTATCACGCGCTCTGGCTGCGCCGGATCCGTACGGCCGCGGCCGGGCTCGACCTGACGCCCCTGTGGCTGCTGATGCCGCAGCGCGGCCACTCCCCCGACTGGCTGTGCCCGCCGCCGACCGCGGCGGCGACCTTCGAGGAGGAGATCGCCGCGGTGCGCGCCGCCGATCCCGAGGCGGCCCGCGCGGACACGGCCAAGTCCCTCGCGGACACCCCGGGCGCGCTTCAGTCGCCTCGGGGCCGGGCCTGGCTGGCGGATCCGGCGCGGATGATCAGGGAGCTGTCGGACGCCCTGGAGGAGGTCTGGCACACGCTCGTCGAACCGGACTGGCCTCGGCTGCGGGCACTGCTGGAGGCGGACGTGGCGTTCCACTCGCGGCGGCTGGCCGAGGTGGGCCTGGGCGGGCTGCTGCCGGAGATCAACCGGCGCTGCGGCTGGCAGGCCAGGACGCTGACGGTTCAGACGCGGGGCGAGCACGAACGACGGCTGGGCGGACAGGGCCTGGTCCTGATGCCGAGCGTTTTCGTCTGGCCGGACATCGTCAGCACCTTCGATCCGCCCTGGCAGCCCACGCTGGTCTATCCGGCGCGTGGCATCGGCGGTCTGTGGGCGGAGCCGGACGGACGGACGCCGGACGCGCTCGTACGACTCCTCGGACGCGGCCGGGCGATCGTCCTCGCCGCGCTCGACGAACCCGCGACCACGACCGCCCTCGCCCACCGGCTCGGCCTCGCCCCGTCGTCCGTCTCGGCGCATCTGACGGTGCTGCGCGACGCCGGGCTGCTCAGCGCGCGGCGGTATGGGCATCAGGTGCTGTACGAGCAGACACCGCTGGGGATGGCGCTGGCGTCCGGCGGCGGTGATCACTAG
- a CDS encoding MarR family winged helix-turn-helix transcriptional regulator, whose translation MPKPLSLPFDPIARADEHWKQRWGNVPSMAAITSIMRAQQILLAEVDAVVKPYELTFARYEALVLLTFSKAGELPMSKIGERLMVHPTSVTNTVDRLVRSGLVEKRPNPNDGRGTLATITDKGREVVEAATRDLMAMDFGLGVYDAEECAEIFATLRPLRVAAGDFEEG comes from the coding sequence GTGCCGAAGCCGCTCAGCCTTCCCTTCGACCCCATCGCCCGCGCCGACGAACACTGGAAGCAGCGCTGGGGAAACGTACCCTCCATGGCCGCGATCACCTCGATCATGCGGGCCCAGCAGATCCTGCTCGCCGAGGTCGACGCGGTGGTCAAGCCGTACGAGCTGACGTTCGCGCGCTACGAGGCACTGGTGCTGCTCACCTTCTCCAAGGCCGGCGAGCTGCCGATGTCCAAGATCGGCGAGCGGCTCATGGTGCATCCGACGTCCGTGACGAACACGGTGGACCGGCTGGTGAGGTCGGGCCTGGTGGAGAAGCGGCCCAACCCGAACGACGGCCGCGGCACCCTCGCCACCATCACCGACAAGGGCCGCGAGGTCGTCGAGGCCGCCACCCGCGACCTGATGGCGATGGACTTCGGACTCGGGGTGTACGACGCCGAGGAGTGCGCCGAGATCTTCGCGACGCTGCGGCCGCTGCGGGTGGCCGCCGGCGACTTCGAGGAGGGGTAA
- a CDS encoding MFS transporter, with product MPDQTLVEPTPLGYGRLFAVHEFRAVFAAHALSLLGLVVSELALSVLVYDLTGSPLLSALTFALGFLPYLAGGTLLAGVADRFPARRVLVVCDLVCAGCVALMVLPGAHIAVLLALRCAVAVVSPVFQGTRMATLTDILGDGDLFVLGRSLLRIVSQSALLAGYGLGGLLLVVVSPRQALLITVGTFCASATLLRFGTRRRPARAGGGSTLMKDSLKGARQVLADRRVRVLLLLFWLPPMFTVVPEALAAPYADDLGAGSTGLGLLMCALPVGTIAGELYAGARLRPAARERITLPLVCCTLLPYAGYALHPGLAVSLLLLLVSGAGSAYTLGLDQWFVRAVPDELRGRAMTLLTAGLMTIQGVGMALAGVVAEFAGVTGTVAGAGILGTVCCVLLAAEARRTEGRDGADRHMTGR from the coding sequence ATGCCGGACCAGACCCTCGTCGAACCCACGCCCCTCGGCTACGGCCGTCTCTTCGCCGTCCACGAGTTCCGCGCCGTCTTCGCCGCGCACGCGCTCTCCCTGCTCGGCCTGGTCGTCAGCGAGCTGGCGCTGTCCGTCCTCGTGTACGACCTGACCGGCTCGCCCCTGCTGAGCGCGCTCACGTTCGCGCTGGGCTTCCTGCCGTACTTGGCGGGCGGAACCCTGCTCGCCGGCGTCGCCGACCGCTTCCCGGCCCGGCGGGTGCTGGTGGTGTGCGACCTGGTGTGCGCGGGGTGCGTGGCACTGATGGTGCTGCCGGGCGCGCACATCGCCGTCCTGCTCGCGCTGCGCTGCGCTGTCGCGGTCGTCTCGCCGGTGTTCCAGGGCACCCGGATGGCGACCCTCACGGACATCCTCGGCGACGGCGACCTGTTCGTGCTCGGCCGCTCCCTGCTGCGGATCGTCTCGCAGAGCGCGCTGCTCGCCGGGTACGGGCTCGGCGGCCTGCTCCTCGTCGTGGTCTCCCCGCGCCAGGCACTCCTGATCACCGTGGGCACTTTCTGCGCCTCGGCCACCCTGCTGCGCTTCGGCACCAGGCGCCGCCCCGCGCGGGCGGGCGGCGGGAGCACCCTCATGAAGGACTCCCTCAAGGGCGCCCGCCAGGTGCTCGCCGACCGCCGGGTCCGTGTCCTGCTCCTCCTGTTCTGGCTGCCGCCGATGTTCACCGTCGTACCGGAGGCGCTGGCGGCCCCGTACGCCGACGACCTCGGCGCCGGTTCGACCGGCCTCGGACTGCTGATGTGCGCGCTGCCGGTCGGCACGATCGCCGGCGAGCTGTACGCGGGCGCCCGGCTGCGCCCCGCCGCCCGCGAGCGGATCACGCTCCCCCTGGTCTGCTGCACCCTCCTGCCGTACGCCGGCTACGCCCTGCACCCCGGCCTCGCCGTCTCCCTGCTGCTCCTGCTGGTCTCCGGGGCGGGCTCGGCGTACACCCTGGGCCTGGACCAGTGGTTCGTCCGGGCCGTGCCCGACGAGCTGCGCGGGCGGGCGATGACGCTGCTCACCGCGGGGCTGATGACGATCCAGGGCGTCGGGATGGCGCTGGCGGGCGTCGTCGCGGAGTTCGCCGGGGTCACCGGGACGGTCGCGGGCGCCGGGATTCTGGGGACCGTCTGCTGTGTGCTCCTCGCCGCCGAGGCCCGGCGGACCGAAGGGCGAGACGGGGCTGACCGCCATATGACCGGCCGGTAA
- a CDS encoding kelch motif-containing protein — MPYKPSQKTKKTVLGIGGIAVLLSLNAPAALDFAGERYHAYKIAQPGYRAQYGSWSQVDIPEEYRTNAIHAALLHTGKVLIVAGSGNEQKKFDKGEFDTVLWDPRTDTFKKIPTPDDFFCAGHAQLPDGRLLVAGGTARYELLDGEVERAAGGMRVKNESPDKEVFLKRGTVFRSPAGVEYVSRFDVTVPRAQAVTDRRTARTRVTASEVRVFVEAAEKGPLSVTENQAQYEIVGLTGKDANNTYGLSERISFDKQDFQGIRAAYEFDPKSERYVPVDPMDKARWYPTLVGLEDGRVLAVSGLDDLGKIDPGDNEIYDPKTKKWSPGPKRYFPTYPALFLTKGGKLFYPASNAGYGPADRGRKPGLWDLRTNTFQYVPGLRDADQTETSASLLLPPAQDQKVMILGGGGVGESKKATPRTAVIDLKKDNPVFEDGPDLPQGTRYLNSVIMPDDTVFTSNGSADYRGRSASNILKAQFYDPKANAFREAAAPTVGRNYHSEALLLPDGRVATFGSDPLFDDQQNTKLGHFEQRMEIFTPPALHKNGKQRPVLDRGPQTLDSDHRATFTTAHPERITAARLMRPSAVTHTTDVEQRSIALDLTKTGTSVTVDVPKDPTLVPPGWYMLFVTDAQGTPSEAKWIQVKQPTD; from the coding sequence ATGCCCTACAAACCCTCGCAGAAGACCAAGAAGACCGTCCTCGGCATCGGCGGCATCGCCGTCCTGCTCAGCCTGAACGCCCCCGCCGCACTGGACTTCGCGGGCGAGCGGTACCACGCGTACAAGATCGCCCAACCCGGCTACCGGGCCCAGTACGGCAGTTGGAGCCAGGTCGACATCCCCGAGGAGTACCGCACCAACGCCATCCACGCGGCGCTTCTGCACACCGGCAAGGTCCTGATCGTCGCGGGCTCCGGCAACGAGCAGAAGAAGTTCGACAAGGGCGAGTTCGACACCGTCCTGTGGGACCCGAGGACCGACACCTTCAAGAAGATCCCCACCCCCGACGACTTCTTCTGCGCCGGCCACGCCCAACTCCCCGACGGCCGCCTCCTGGTGGCCGGCGGCACCGCCCGCTACGAACTCCTCGACGGCGAGGTGGAACGCGCCGCCGGCGGTATGCGCGTGAAGAACGAGAGCCCCGACAAGGAGGTGTTCCTGAAGAGGGGCACGGTCTTCCGCTCTCCCGCCGGAGTCGAGTACGTCTCCCGCTTCGACGTCACGGTCCCGAGAGCCCAGGCGGTCACCGACCGCCGCACCGCCCGGACCCGGGTCACCGCGAGCGAGGTCCGCGTCTTCGTGGAGGCCGCCGAGAAGGGCCCGCTGTCCGTCACCGAGAACCAGGCCCAGTACGAGATCGTCGGCCTGACCGGCAAGGACGCGAACAACACCTACGGCCTCTCCGAGCGGATCAGCTTCGACAAGCAGGACTTCCAGGGCATCCGCGCCGCCTACGAGTTCGACCCGAAGTCCGAGCGGTACGTCCCGGTCGACCCGATGGACAAGGCCCGCTGGTACCCGACGCTGGTCGGCCTGGAGGACGGCCGGGTCCTCGCCGTCTCCGGCCTGGACGACCTGGGCAAGATCGACCCAGGTGACAACGAGATCTACGACCCCAAGACCAAGAAGTGGTCACCGGGCCCCAAGCGGTACTTCCCGACGTACCCCGCCCTCTTCCTCACCAAGGGCGGCAAGCTCTTCTACCCGGCCTCGAACGCCGGTTACGGCCCCGCTGACAGGGGCCGCAAGCCGGGCCTGTGGGACCTGCGGACCAACACCTTCCAGTACGTGCCGGGCCTGCGCGACGCCGACCAGACCGAGACGTCGGCCTCCCTCCTGCTCCCGCCCGCGCAGGACCAGAAGGTGATGATCCTCGGCGGCGGAGGCGTCGGCGAGTCCAAGAAGGCGACCCCGCGCACCGCCGTCATCGACCTGAAGAAGGACAACCCGGTCTTCGAGGACGGCCCCGACCTTCCCCAGGGCACCCGCTATCTGAACAGCGTGATCATGCCCGACGACACCGTCTTCACCTCCAACGGCTCCGCGGACTACCGGGGCCGCAGCGCCAGCAACATCCTCAAGGCGCAGTTCTACGACCCGAAGGCCAACGCCTTCCGCGAGGCCGCCGCACCGACGGTCGGCCGCAACTACCACTCCGAGGCGCTGCTGCTGCCCGACGGCCGGGTCGCCACCTTCGGCTCCGACCCGCTCTTCGACGACCAGCAGAACACCAAGCTGGGCCACTTCGAGCAGCGCATGGAGATCTTCACGCCGCCCGCCCTGCACAAGAACGGCAAGCAGCGCCCCGTACTCGACCGAGGCCCGCAGACACTCGACAGCGACCACCGCGCGACATTCACCACCGCCCACCCCGAACGGATCACCGCCGCCCGGCTCATGCGCCCCAGCGCGGTCACGCACACCACGGACGTGGAACAGCGCTCCATCGCACTCGACCTCACCAAGACCGGCACCTCGGTCACGGTCGACGTACCGAAGGACCCGACCCTGGTCCCGCCCGGCTGGTACATGCTCTTCGTGACGGACGCGCAGGGCACACCGTCGGAGGCGAAGTGGATCCAGGTGAAGCAGCCGACCGACTAG
- a CDS encoding glycosyltransferase family 2 protein: MRQPEGYDYDTHSRLAGPLTEPSDKAYRVQYISLLAREPHRIRAILLMTLAPILTGALLVYLVWPSHWVDRDGGDEWLAALDVTMLISIGLIELFMVVNVASVAHATMVARDPVPVFPEPGTRVAFLTTYVPGKEPLDMVRATLEGATRIHHPGPLDVWLLDEGDDAQAKALCTELGVRHFTRRGVPEWNRPDGVHKARTKHGNYNAWIAMHGAEYDFFASVDTDHVPLPNFLERMMGYFRDPDVAFVVGPQVYGNYHNPVTKAAESQQFLFHALIQRAGNRYRAPMFVGTNNVVRIEAVKQIGGLYDSITEDMATGFELHRTRNPRTRNHWRSVYTPDVLAVGEGPASWTDFFTQQMRWSRGTYETLIKQYWRAPGKMPPGRFLSYTLMLVYYPMTAVNWFLGILSCVLFLWFGASGTQVAASVWLMLYSDAAALQIGLYLWNRRHNVSPHEPQGSGGLAGMAMSALSAPIYLKSFGEAVLRRPSRFVVTPKGDDASPDRLLTFRIHLFWAGLLATSLTASVILDNTHAAMRTWALLATAISLAPVAVWCSTLLKERRQPPPLPVLHAPPRRGEEAEPALAGNSAGATVSSTTVSSSTTGGN; the protein is encoded by the coding sequence GTGCGGCAGCCGGAGGGCTACGACTACGACACCCACAGCCGACTGGCAGGACCGCTCACGGAGCCGTCGGACAAGGCGTACCGGGTCCAGTACATATCGCTCCTCGCCCGCGAGCCGCACCGAATACGGGCGATCCTGCTCATGACCCTCGCGCCGATCCTCACCGGCGCCCTCCTCGTGTACCTCGTATGGCCCAGCCACTGGGTGGACCGCGACGGCGGCGACGAGTGGCTGGCCGCCCTGGACGTCACCATGCTGATATCCATCGGCCTCATCGAGCTTTTCATGGTCGTCAACGTCGCCTCCGTCGCCCACGCCACCATGGTCGCCCGCGACCCCGTCCCGGTCTTCCCCGAACCCGGCACCCGCGTCGCCTTCCTCACCACCTACGTCCCCGGCAAGGAACCCCTAGACATGGTCCGCGCCACCCTCGAAGGCGCGACCCGCATCCACCACCCCGGCCCCCTCGACGTCTGGCTCCTCGACGAGGGCGACGACGCCCAGGCCAAAGCCCTCTGCACCGAACTCGGCGTGCGGCACTTCACCCGCCGAGGCGTCCCCGAGTGGAACCGACCGGACGGCGTCCACAAGGCCCGCACCAAGCACGGCAACTACAACGCCTGGATCGCGATGCACGGCGCGGAGTACGACTTCTTCGCCTCCGTCGACACCGACCACGTCCCGCTCCCCAACTTCCTGGAGCGGATGATGGGTTACTTCCGCGACCCGGACGTCGCCTTCGTCGTAGGCCCCCAGGTGTACGGCAACTACCACAACCCGGTCACCAAGGCGGCGGAGTCCCAGCAGTTCCTCTTCCACGCGCTGATACAACGCGCGGGCAACCGCTACCGCGCCCCCATGTTCGTCGGCACGAACAACGTCGTACGCATCGAAGCCGTGAAGCAAATAGGCGGCCTCTACGACTCGATCACCGAGGACATGGCCACCGGCTTCGAACTGCACCGCACCCGCAACCCCCGAACCCGCAACCACTGGCGCAGCGTCTACACCCCCGACGTCCTCGCGGTCGGCGAGGGCCCCGCCTCCTGGACGGACTTCTTCACCCAGCAGATGCGCTGGTCACGCGGCACCTACGAGACGCTGATCAAGCAGTACTGGAGGGCCCCGGGCAAGATGCCCCCCGGCCGCTTCCTCTCGTACACGCTCATGCTGGTCTACTACCCGATGACGGCGGTCAACTGGTTCCTCGGCATCCTCAGCTGCGTCCTGTTCCTCTGGTTCGGCGCCTCCGGCACCCAAGTCGCCGCCTCGGTCTGGCTGATGCTCTACAGCGACGCCGCCGCCCTCCAGATCGGCCTCTACCTCTGGAACCGCCGCCACAACGTCTCCCCGCACGAACCCCAGGGCTCCGGCGGCCTGGCCGGCATGGCGATGTCGGCCCTCTCGGCGCCCATCTACCTCAAGTCCTTCGGCGAGGCCGTCCTCCGCCGCCCCAGCCGCTTCGTGGTGACACCGAAGGGCGACGACGCCAGCCCGGACCGCCTGCTCACCTTCCGCATCCACCTCTTCTGGGCGGGCCTTCTCGCGACCTCCCTCACCGCGTCCGTGATCCTCGACAACACGCACGCGGCGATGCGCACCTGGGCGCTCCTGGCCACGGCGATCTCCCTGGCACCGGTCGCCGTATGGTGCTCCACCCTGCTCAAGGAGCGCAGGCAGCCCCCGCCGCTGCCCGTCCTGCACGCCCCGCCCCGCAGAGGCGAAGAAGCCGAACCCGCGCTCGCCGGCAACAGCGCGGGCGCCACGGTCTCCAGCACCACGGTCTCCAGTTCCACGACGGGAGGCAACTAG
- a CDS encoding glycoside hydrolase family 6 protein → MPRLIHALAALAVLGLAAGCTSAADIDEASVAGAASGKADPGSSPFWVDPASPAAQQIETWRKEGRTEDAELLRRIAERPVALWPAGETDPTAVVGSAAAAALQEGRTAVFTAYNIPHRDCGQHSAGGATSAGAYRAWIGKFAAALGKAKAVVVLEPDAVAHVVDGCTPGEYHGEREKLLGEAIDRLKRQPNTKVYLDAGNPAWIKEPPKVAQLVQRLYRAGVARADGFALNVSNFQTDEVTKKYGLKLSKDLGGKHFVIDTSRNGKGPLPGAWCNPPGRALGTPPTFDTGEPALDAYLWVKRPGESDGTCGGGPAAGQWWPEYALGLARNSQA, encoded by the coding sequence ATGCCCCGGCTGATCCACGCCCTCGCGGCTCTCGCGGTGCTCGGACTCGCGGCGGGCTGCACGTCCGCGGCCGACATCGACGAGGCCTCCGTCGCCGGCGCCGCCTCCGGGAAGGCGGATCCCGGCTCCTCGCCGTTCTGGGTCGACCCGGCGAGCCCGGCCGCCCAGCAGATCGAGACGTGGCGCAAGGAAGGCCGTACCGAGGACGCCGAACTGCTGAGGCGGATCGCCGAGCGGCCCGTCGCGCTCTGGCCGGCCGGTGAAACCGACCCGACGGCGGTGGTCGGCTCGGCCGCCGCGGCCGCGCTCCAGGAAGGGCGGACGGCGGTGTTCACGGCGTACAACATCCCGCACCGGGACTGCGGGCAGCACTCGGCGGGCGGGGCCACGAGCGCGGGCGCCTACCGGGCCTGGATCGGGAAGTTCGCGGCCGCGCTGGGCAAGGCGAAGGCCGTGGTGGTGCTCGAGCCCGACGCGGTCGCGCATGTCGTGGACGGCTGCACGCCCGGCGAGTACCACGGTGAGCGCGAGAAGCTGCTCGGCGAGGCGATCGACCGGCTGAAGCGGCAGCCGAACACGAAGGTGTACCTGGACGCCGGCAACCCGGCCTGGATCAAGGAGCCCCCGAAGGTGGCCCAGCTGGTCCAGCGCCTGTACCGGGCGGGCGTCGCGCGCGCCGACGGCTTCGCCCTCAACGTCTCCAACTTCCAGACCGACGAGGTCACCAAGAAGTACGGCCTGAAGCTCTCGAAGGACCTGGGCGGCAAGCACTTCGTCATCGACACCAGCCGCAACGGCAAGGGGCCCCTGCCCGGCGCCTGGTGCAACCCGCCGGGCAGGGCGCTGGGCACCCCGCCCACCTTCGACACCGGCGAGCCCGCCCTGGACGCCTATCTCTGGGTCAAGCGGCCCGGGGAGTCGGACGGGACGTGCGGGGGCGGGCCGGCGGCGGGGCAGTGGTGGCCGGAGTACGCGCTGGGGCTGGCGCGCAACTCCCAGGCGTAG
- a CDS encoding TetR/AcrR family transcriptional regulator gives MSPETAKSLETKTKLLEGALRTLTEQGIAKTSARTVAAAAGVNQALVFYHFGSVDELLAAACRYGAEQTVARYRPRLATVTSLSELLTVGREIHEQERAGGHVALLGQLLAGAQTHENLGPATAAGLDLWIVEIEKVLTRVLTATPFGEFANPAGLARAVAASFVGIELYEGVDAAGATAALDALEQLGSLVGALEELGPVAQRAVRHHLRRTSRR, from the coding sequence ATGAGCCCCGAGACGGCGAAGTCCCTCGAAACCAAGACCAAACTCCTCGAGGGCGCGCTGCGGACGCTCACCGAGCAGGGCATCGCCAAGACCTCCGCCCGCACGGTGGCGGCCGCCGCCGGGGTCAATCAGGCGCTGGTCTTCTACCACTTCGGTTCGGTGGACGAGTTGCTGGCAGCGGCATGCAGATACGGCGCGGAGCAGACAGTGGCGCGCTACCGCCCCCGCCTGGCCACCGTCACGTCCCTCTCCGAACTCCTCACCGTCGGCCGGGAGATCCACGAACAGGAACGCGCCGGAGGTCATGTCGCCCTCCTCGGCCAGCTCCTCGCCGGCGCCCAGACCCACGAGAACCTCGGCCCGGCCACGGCGGCGGGGCTCGACCTGTGGATCGTCGAGATCGAGAAGGTCCTCACCCGGGTCCTGACGGCGACACCCTTCGGGGAGTTCGCGAACCCCGCGGGGCTGGCGCGCGCGGTTGCCGCGTCCTTCGTAGGCATCGAACTGTACGAAGGGGTGGACGCGGCCGGGGCGACCGCCGCGCTGGACGCCCTGGAGCAACTCGGGTCTCTCGTCGGGGCGTTGGAGGAACTGGGGCCCGTCGCGCAACGAGCAGTACGCCACCACCTACGCCGGACCAGCCGACGCTGA
- a CDS encoding DUF3817 domain-containing protein codes for MKKSVLTRYRVMAYVTAVMLLVLCTCMVFKYGFDMGEDVTFVVSQVHGILYMIYLVFAFDLGSKAKWPFGKLLWVLLSGTIPLAAFFVERKVTRTVEPLVSGPVPAAAKA; via the coding sequence ATGAAAAAAAGCGTGCTGACCCGCTACCGCGTCATGGCCTACGTCACCGCCGTCATGCTGCTCGTGCTGTGCACCTGCATGGTGTTCAAGTACGGCTTCGACATGGGCGAGGACGTCACCTTCGTGGTCTCGCAGGTCCACGGCATCCTCTACATGATCTACCTGGTCTTCGCCTTCGACCTCGGCTCCAAGGCCAAGTGGCCGTTCGGCAAGCTGCTCTGGGTGCTCCTGTCGGGAACCATCCCCCTCGCCGCGTTCTTCGTGGAGCGCAAGGTCACTCGCACGGTCGAGCCGCTGGTCAGCGGGCCCGTTCCGGCCGCCGCGAAGGCGTAG
- a CDS encoding acyl-CoA mutase large subunit family protein, translating into MDADAIEEGRRRWQARYDASRKRDADFTTLSGDPVEPVYGPRPGDTYEGFERIGWPGEYPFTRGLYPTGYRGRTWTIRQFAGFGNAEQTNERYKKILANGGGGLSVAFDMPTLMGRDSDDPRSLGEVGHCGVAIDSAADMEVLFQDIPLGDVTTSMTISGPAVPVFCMYLVAAERQGIDPSVLNGTLQTDIFKEYIAQKEWLFQPEPHLRLIGDLMEHCASKIPAYKPLSVSGYHIREAGSTAAQELAYTLADGFGYVELGLSRGLDVDVFAPGLSFFFDAHVDFFEEIAKFRAARRIWARWMRDVYGAQSEKAQWLRFHTQTAGVSLTAQQPYNNVVRTAVEALAAVLGGTNSLHTNALDETLALPSEQAAEIALRTQQVLMEETGVANVADPLGGSWFVEQLTDRIEAEAEKIFDQIKERGLRAHPDGQHPIGPITSGILRGIEDGWFTGEIAESAFQYQKSLEKGDKRVVGVNVHHGSVTGDLEILRVSHEVEREQVRTLADRKTARDDATVRSTLDAMIAAARNGGNMIEPMLEAVRAEATLGEICGVLREEWGVYTEPAGF; encoded by the coding sequence ATGGACGCTGACGCCATAGAAGAAGGCCGCCGTCGCTGGCAGGCTCGCTACGACGCCTCGCGCAAGCGCGACGCAGACTTCACCACGCTCTCCGGCGATCCCGTGGAGCCTGTCTACGGGCCCCGGCCAGGGGACACGTACGAGGGCTTCGAGCGGATCGGCTGGCCCGGGGAGTACCCCTTCACCCGCGGTCTCTACCCGACCGGCTACCGCGGCCGCACCTGGACCATCCGCCAGTTCGCCGGCTTCGGCAACGCCGAGCAGACGAACGAGCGCTACAAGAAGATCCTCGCCAACGGCGGCGGCGGCCTGTCCGTGGCCTTCGACATGCCGACCCTCATGGGCCGCGACTCCGACGACCCGCGCTCCCTCGGCGAGGTCGGCCACTGCGGGGTGGCCATCGACTCGGCGGCGGACATGGAGGTCCTGTTCCAGGACATCCCGCTGGGTGATGTCACGACGTCGATGACGATCAGCGGCCCGGCCGTCCCGGTCTTCTGCATGTACCTGGTGGCGGCCGAGCGACAAGGCATCGACCCCTCCGTCCTCAACGGCACGCTCCAGACGGACATCTTCAAGGAGTACATCGCCCAGAAGGAGTGGCTCTTCCAGCCCGAGCCACACCTGCGCCTCATCGGCGACCTGATGGAGCACTGTGCGTCGAAGATCCCCGCGTACAAGCCGCTGTCCGTCTCCGGCTACCACATCCGCGAGGCCGGATCGACGGCCGCGCAGGAGCTGGCGTACACCCTTGCCGACGGCTTCGGCTACGTCGAACTGGGCCTCTCCCGCGGCCTGGACGTGGACGTCTTCGCCCCCGGCCTCTCCTTCTTCTTCGACGCCCACGTCGATTTCTTCGAGGAGATCGCCAAGTTCCGCGCCGCGCGGCGCATTTGGGCGCGCTGGATGCGGGACGTGTACGGCGCCCAGTCCGAGAAGGCCCAGTGGCTGCGCTTCCACACGCAGACCGCCGGCGTCTCCCTGACGGCGCAGCAGCCGTACAACAACGTGGTCCGTACGGCGGTCGAGGCGCTGGCAGCGGTGTTGGGCGGCACCAACTCCCTCCACACCAACGCCCTGGACGAAACCCTCGCACTCCCCTCCGAGCAGGCCGCCGAGATCGCCCTGCGCACGCAGCAGGTACTGATGGAGGAGACCGGCGTCGCCAACGTGGCGGATCCGCTGGGTGGTTCGTGGTTCGTCGAGCAGCTGACGGACCGGATCGAGGCCGAAGCCGAGAAGATCTTCGACCAGATCAAGGAGCGGGGCCTGAGGGCCCACCCCGACGGCCAACACCCGATCGGACCGATCACCTCCGGCATCCTGCGCGGCATCGAGGACGGCTGGTTCACCGGCGAGATCGCCGAGTCCGCCTTCCAGTACCAGAAGTCCCTGGAGAAGGGCGACAAGCGGGTCGTAGGCGTCAACGTCCACCATGGCTCGGTCACCGGCGACCTGGAGATTCTGCGGGTGAGCCATGAGGTGGAGCGCGAGCAGGTCCGGACGCTGGCCGACCGCAAGACCGCCCGCGACGACGCGACGGTGCGCTCCACGCTGGACGCGATGATCGCGGCGGCACGGAACGGCGGCAACATGATCGAGCCCATGCTGGAGGCGGTGCGCGCGGAGGCGACGCTGGGGGAGATCTGCGGGGTGCTGCGGGAGGAGTGGGGGGTGTATACGGAGCCTGCCGGGTTCTGA